One window from the genome of Pedobacter schmidteae encodes:
- the rdgB gene encoding RdgB/HAM1 family non-canonical purine NTP pyrophosphatase → MRELVFATNNQHKTQEVRNLLSDQYKVLNLTDIGCTTDIPETGDTFAENATIKSKYVADHFQLDCFADDSGLEIEALNQEPGIFSARYSGQKNDLQNLNLVLRKMEGQNNRKARFRTVISLIRSGEVFLFEGVINGLIRTQPVGTQGFGYDPIFEPTGYAHTFAEMSMEEKNRISHRALAMNKLITFLKAQS, encoded by the coding sequence ATGAGAGAGCTTGTATTTGCAACTAATAATCAACATAAAACACAGGAGGTGCGCAACCTGCTGTCCGATCAATATAAAGTTTTAAACCTTACCGATATTGGTTGTACAACTGATATCCCCGAAACCGGGGATACTTTTGCCGAAAATGCCACCATAAAAAGTAAGTATGTTGCCGATCACTTTCAGTTGGATTGTTTTGCTGATGACAGCGGTTTGGAAATAGAGGCCCTGAACCAGGAACCCGGCATTTTTTCTGCCAGGTATTCGGGACAAAAAAACGATCTGCAGAATTTAAACCTGGTACTTCGTAAAATGGAAGGCCAGAATAACCGAAAGGCCCGTTTCAGAACGGTCATTTCATTAATCCGCTCGGGCGAGGTGTTTTTGTTTGAAGGCGTCATCAATGGATTGATCAGAACCCAACCTGTAGGTACGCAGGGCTTCGGTTATGATCCGATTTTTGAGCCTACGGGTTATGCCCATACTTTTGCGGAAATGAGTATGGAGGAGAAAAACCGCATTAGCCATCGCGCTCTGGCCATGAACAAGCTGATTACTTTTTTAAAGGCGCAGTCTTAA
- the tilS gene encoding tRNA lysidine(34) synthetase TilS: MLALQNFKAFVSKHSLFDAKDKVLLAVSGGKDSVLMAHLFKLSGFDFGIAHCNFNLRADESQRDETFVKMLAATLEVPFHVIHFKTADFAEAQKVSTQMAARTLRYQWFEEIRAAGGYEAIALAQHQDDAMETVLLNLTRGTGIAGLHGILPKRGRLIRPLLFLSAAEIATLVRKQAIDFVEDSSNSSTKYARNKIRLNVIPHLKEINPNLEETFQHNIQRFAETELVLQQVLTTLKQQLLTEKQGKFYLPIAAVKALNPSQLLLFELLRPFGFSEMVVADLLDSLEKQSGTAFFSNTHRLVVDRKNLIIDELTGSEALLQHVLIHTHDFATEFLDKRLLMVSSPHLEFDKTLNKAFVDTDKLIFPLVLRSWQHGDKFKPIGMNGYKKLSDFFIDEKLPLNEKERVPVLLNGNGEIIWLAGLRQDNRYKLTEATTRVTIFELQDLCST, from the coding sequence ATGTTAGCCTTGCAGAATTTTAAAGCCTTCGTTAGTAAACATTCCCTTTTCGATGCAAAAGATAAGGTTCTGCTGGCTGTAAGCGGTGGCAAGGACTCGGTTTTAATGGCACATTTATTTAAACTCTCGGGATTTGATTTTGGTATAGCGCATTGTAATTTTAATTTGAGGGCCGATGAATCGCAAAGGGATGAAACTTTTGTGAAAATGCTGGCTGCCACACTGGAAGTACCCTTCCATGTTATACACTTTAAAACAGCCGATTTTGCCGAAGCACAAAAAGTGTCGACCCAAATGGCCGCAAGAACACTCCGTTATCAATGGTTTGAAGAGATCCGTGCAGCTGGAGGGTATGAGGCGATTGCCCTGGCGCAGCATCAGGACGACGCCATGGAGACCGTTCTGCTGAATCTGACCAGAGGAACAGGAATAGCAGGCTTGCATGGTATTTTGCCAAAAAGAGGTCGACTGATCAGACCTTTGTTATTTCTTTCGGCCGCGGAAATTGCCACACTGGTTAGAAAGCAGGCTATTGATTTTGTTGAAGACAGTTCCAACAGCAGTACCAAGTATGCCCGTAACAAAATAAGGCTAAATGTTATTCCACATCTGAAAGAGATCAATCCGAATTTGGAAGAGACCTTTCAACACAATATTCAACGTTTTGCGGAAACTGAACTCGTTTTACAACAGGTATTGACGACCTTAAAACAACAGCTTTTAACAGAAAAACAAGGTAAATTTTACCTTCCTATTGCGGCGGTAAAAGCATTAAACCCATCGCAGCTATTGCTTTTTGAATTGTTGCGCCCTTTTGGTTTTTCAGAAATGGTAGTTGCTGACCTGTTAGATAGCCTGGAGAAACAAAGTGGCACCGCCTTTTTTAGCAATACCCACCGGCTGGTGGTCGACAGGAAGAATCTGATCATTGATGAACTTACCGGCAGTGAAGCCCTTTTGCAGCATGTGCTTATCCATACGCATGACTTTGCTACTGAATTTTTGGACAAAAGGTTGCTAATGGTCTCTTCTCCTCATCTGGAGTTTGACAAAACGTTAAATAAGGCATTTGTAGATACAGATAAACTCATTTTTCCACTGGTACTGAGAAGCTGGCAACATGGAGATAAGTTTAAGCCTATTGGAATGAATGGCTATAAAAAGCTAAGCGATTTTTTTATTGATGAAAAGCTTCCTTTGAACGAGAAGGAGCGCGTGCCGGTGCTGTTAAATGGAAATGGCGAAATTATCTGGCTTGCGGGCTTACGACAGGACAATAGGTATAAACTGACAGAAGCAACCACGCGTGTAACAATTTTTGAATTACAGGATCTATGTTCTACCTGA
- a CDS encoding OstA-like protein, whose product MQILRYFLLLLLLFSGSALAQQKTKIIVRSWEASNVDAKKNISYLRRPVFVHENSTLTCDSAVLYVNENVFDAFRNVHINQGDTINIYSDRLNYNGNTKVAHLTDNVKMIDRESTLTTNILDYNMASKIGTYINGGKVVTKDVTLTSKNGYYFSNSRDAYFRYNVVVVSPESVIKSDTLRYNTLTNWTYFYGPTNIKGKDDNLYTENGAYNTKTQKAYFGKKNLYTMGSKSLKGDSLYYDGIAGYGKAVRNIVFKDTTDKTVMYGQLGFYYKKDEKTLVTKNPYVGLGTADSIMVNKKLQPDSLWMGADTLETQMVLKKTLTLISSPVIKKDNELGEEEKDEKKVGDSKAKAAITDEKTSVKKPSRQDKKNAKTGKEEAKPQLVNDKINAVKDSTLKDSLSVLKKGVPILKDSLLQVKANSLVKSEKVAKDSLSKVLKTAVPTKGKTTVKDSIPFNPEDTVRTRIIKAYHNVRVYKANMQATADSLFYTSADSTLRWYSNPILWSEGSQQTGDTIYLQLKNKKLRTLQVLQNAFLVNVNADSARYNQIKGRLITAFFEEGKLQNMFVDGNAESIYFNQNEKKVYTDMNQTVSSRIKILFKNKEITRIVTIREPEGVRTPVPELKEDVFLTGFIWKPEYRPLSKKEVINGKPKAKAPAKKGNQPAAKKTNEPVKKGTTIKDAKTPTGKPAAATKETADSTLKSTPVLKDKTNTTPAQKDSTTLSPPAKKEPVLKKEVEPKASPVKEVKTDTVKTAPLKK is encoded by the coding sequence GTGCAGATATTACGCTATTTCCTGTTATTATTATTATTATTCTCCGGTTCGGCACTTGCCCAACAGAAGACAAAGATCATTGTTAGAAGTTGGGAAGCCAGTAACGTTGATGCAAAAAAAAACATTTCCTATTTGAGAAGGCCCGTTTTCGTGCATGAAAATTCGACCCTCACCTGCGATAGTGCCGTTCTTTATGTCAACGAGAATGTTTTTGATGCGTTTAGAAATGTGCATATCAATCAAGGTGATACCATCAACATTTATTCTGACCGCTTAAATTACAATGGTAATACCAAAGTTGCGCATTTGACAGACAATGTGAAAATGATAGACAGGGAGTCGACTCTAACTACTAATATCCTGGATTATAACATGGCCAGTAAGATTGGCACCTATATCAACGGAGGAAAAGTTGTAACCAAAGATGTTACACTCACGAGTAAAAATGGTTATTATTTTTCCAACAGTCGTGATGCCTATTTCCGTTACAATGTAGTGGTGGTTAGCCCCGAAAGCGTAATTAAATCGGATACCCTACGTTACAACACCTTAACCAACTGGACCTATTTTTACGGGCCAACTAATATAAAAGGCAAAGACGACAACCTTTATACTGAAAACGGGGCCTACAATACAAAAACTCAAAAAGCGTATTTTGGCAAGAAGAACCTTTACACCATGGGTTCTAAATCACTTAAGGGCGACAGTTTATATTATGATGGGATAGCTGGCTACGGAAAGGCAGTAAGAAACATTGTCTTTAAAGACACCACAGATAAAACCGTGATGTATGGACAATTGGGCTTTTACTACAAAAAGGACGAAAAAACGCTGGTTACCAAAAATCCCTATGTAGGATTGGGTACTGCGGATTCGATAATGGTAAACAAGAAACTGCAACCCGATAGCCTTTGGATGGGTGCCGATACCCTGGAAACCCAAATGGTGCTAAAAAAGACACTAACTCTGATCTCTTCTCCAGTGATAAAAAAGGACAATGAGCTTGGAGAAGAAGAAAAAGACGAGAAAAAAGTTGGGGATTCAAAAGCCAAAGCAGCTATAACAGACGAAAAAACATCCGTAAAAAAACCAAGCCGGCAAGATAAAAAGAATGCAAAGACTGGAAAAGAGGAGGCAAAGCCTCAATTGGTTAACGACAAAATAAATGCAGTAAAAGATAGCACCTTAAAAGACAGCCTATCTGTCCTTAAAAAGGGAGTCCCCATACTAAAAGACTCATTATTGCAGGTCAAAGCCAACTCGCTGGTCAAAAGCGAAAAAGTAGCAAAGGACAGCCTTTCTAAAGTATTAAAAACTGCCGTACCCACAAAAGGAAAAACCACAGTTAAAGATTCTATACCTTTTAACCCCGAAGATACAGTAAGGACCAGGATCATCAAAGCTTACCATAATGTAAGGGTATATAAAGCCAATATGCAGGCTACAGCCGATTCTTTGTTCTATACCAGCGCCGACTCGACCTTGCGTTGGTACAGTAATCCCATTTTATGGTCAGAAGGCTCGCAACAAACCGGCGACACCATTTATCTGCAATTAAAAAACAAGAAACTTCGGACTCTGCAGGTTCTGCAAAATGCTTTCCTTGTAAATGTAAATGCCGATTCTGCCAGATACAACCAAATAAAAGGCAGGCTCATCACCGCGTTTTTTGAAGAAGGGAAATTGCAGAATATGTTTGTGGACGGTAATGCGGAGAGTATTTACTTTAATCAAAATGAGAAAAAGGTTTATACAGATATGAACCAGACGGTGAGCAGCCGTATTAAAATTCTGTTTAAGAACAAAGAGATCACAAGAATTGTAACCATCAGAGAACCCGAGGGAGTTAGAACACCAGTACCGGAATTGAAAGAGGACGTTTTTCTGACAGGCTTTATCTGGAAACCCGAGTACCGCCCGCTTTCTAAAAAGGAAGTCATCAACGGAAAACCTAAGGCAAAAGCGCCTGCAAAAAAAGGGAATCAGCCTGCAGCAAAGAAAACAAATGAGCCGGTGAAGAAAGGTACCACAATAAAGGATGCTAAAACTCCTACAGGAAAACCAGCCGCGGCCACTAAAGAAACTGCCGATTCGACTTTAAAAAGTACACCGGTACTGAAAGACAAAACAAATACAACACCTGCTCAAAAAGACAGCACTACACTTAGTCCTCCAGCAAAAAAGGAGCCTGTACTAAAAAAGGAAGTGGAACCTAAAGCTTCACCGGTTAAAGAAGTAAAAACAGATACCGTTAAGACTGCGCCTTTAAAAAAGTAA
- a CDS encoding glycerophosphodiester phosphodiesterase family protein codes for MKKILLITLLALTVQASAQKFMLIGHQGARGIMPENTIPGMIKALDLDVNVLNMGVVISKDGEVVLSHEPYFNNEISTRPDGKPITFKDEKKYNMFEMDYEEIRKFDVGTKLHTRFPGQMKMKVYKPLLAETIDSIEAYVKQNKLEKPIYNIETSLIRKGDGVFQPDATVFIEKIMEIVNERKLGKRVVIQSLDMRPLQYLHEYFPSIKTSLMIDEKQDFEESIQALGFTPTYYSPYYVLVGKGLVDKCHAAGVKITPWTVNTARDMKYLINLGVDGLITDYPNQYTRVMQEQ; via the coding sequence ATGAAGAAAATACTACTGATTACCCTCCTGGCCCTGACTGTGCAGGCCTCTGCTCAAAAATTTATGCTGATAGGACACCAGGGGGCAAGAGGCATCATGCCCGAAAATACCATTCCCGGAATGATTAAGGCGCTTGATCTGGATGTCAATGTGCTCAACATGGGCGTTGTTATTTCTAAAGATGGTGAAGTAGTGCTTTCTCATGAACCTTATTTTAATAACGAGATCAGCACCCGGCCTGATGGCAAACCGATCACCTTCAAAGATGAGAAGAAGTATAATATGTTTGAAATGGACTATGAAGAGATCCGTAAGTTTGATGTGGGGACCAAGCTTCATACCCGTTTCCCCGGGCAAATGAAAATGAAAGTTTATAAACCACTGCTGGCCGAAACGATAGATTCTATAGAAGCCTACGTAAAGCAAAATAAGCTCGAAAAGCCCATTTATAATATAGAAACTTCGCTGATCAGGAAAGGGGATGGAGTATTTCAGCCCGATGCTACGGTGTTTATTGAAAAGATTATGGAAATTGTAAACGAAAGGAAGCTTGGTAAACGTGTTGTCATCCAATCGCTGGATATGCGTCCCTTGCAATACCTGCACGAATATTTTCCATCTATAAAAACCTCATTGATGATAGATGAGAAACAGGATTTTGAAGAAAGTATACAAGCCCTGGGCTTTACGCCTACTTATTATAGTCCGTACTATGTGCTGGTAGGAAAAGGTTTAGTCGACAAGTGCCATGCTGCAGGGGTAAAGATTACACCCTGGACTGTAAATACAGCCAGAGACATGAAATATCTGATTAATCTTGGCGTGGATGGACTGATTACAGATTATCCCAATCAGTATACCCGAGTGATGCAGGAGCAATAA
- a CDS encoding DNA polymerase III subunit psi, with protein MNENQLTTSGAALNFFFTDDVYLVKESGFQLDEPAPVSKSEPAVKVKENVVASPDEAVEFKFLGNNKRNILILVNDEQHEVSDEMGRELLRKIVKSVNLSANDFALLNYARYKQADFNQLQSYFSSSLIFAFGVTPAQLALGGHPEHTIVQQGAVRMIFSAELRTLDQNPAGKKALWACLQNLGL; from the coding sequence ATGAATGAAAACCAGTTAACCACCAGCGGAGCAGCCTTGAATTTCTTTTTTACCGATGATGTTTATCTGGTTAAAGAATCTGGTTTTCAATTGGATGAGCCGGCTCCTGTAAGCAAATCGGAACCTGCTGTTAAGGTTAAAGAAAATGTCGTTGCATCTCCTGATGAGGCTGTTGAATTTAAATTTTTGGGCAATAATAAGCGCAACATCCTTATTCTGGTGAATGATGAACAACACGAGGTAAGCGACGAAATGGGACGTGAACTGCTGCGTAAAATTGTAAAATCGGTAAATCTTAGCGCCAATGATTTTGCTTTGTTAAACTATGCCAGGTATAAACAAGCTGATTTTAATCAGTTGCAAAGCTATTTTTCCAGTAGCCTGATTTTTGCATTTGGCGTAACTCCCGCGCAACTGGCCTTGGGCGGACACCCTGAACATACCATAGTACAGCAGGGAGCCGTTCGGATGATTTTTTCGGCTGAACTTAGAACATTGGATCAGAACCCGGCAGGAAAAAAGGCCCTGTGGGCATGCCTTCAAAACCTTGGATTATAA
- the bshA gene encoding N-acetyl-alpha-D-glucosaminyl L-malate synthase BshA — translation MKIGIVCYPTFGGSGVVATELGKALADEGHQVHFITYSQPARLDFFSANLFYHEVSVRDYPLFDYAPYESALASKLVDVVRFEKLDILHVHYAIPHASAAFMAKQILETYGIYIPFVTTLHGTDITLVGKDPTYKPVVTFSINKSDGVTTVSESLKKDTEDHFEITNEIKVIPNFIDFSRFSLKPKDHFKKAIAPNNERILIHTSNFRKVKRTADVIRIFQKIQEKIPSKLLMVGDGPERAYDEQLCRSLGICEHVRFLGKQDAVEEILSVSDLFLMPSDSESFGLAALEAMACKVPAITSNSGGLPELNVDGFSGFMSNVGDVEDMANKAIHILQSDEVLQQFKENAFARAKDFDLKKILPDYVNYYNKVIAEAHKLYGT, via the coding sequence ATGAAAATAGGTATTGTTTGTTACCCGACTTTTGGTGGTAGTGGTGTAGTAGCCACAGAACTTGGTAAGGCGCTTGCCGACGAAGGTCATCAGGTCCATTTTATCACATACAGTCAGCCTGCACGTCTCGACTTCTTTTCTGCCAATCTTTTTTACCATGAGGTATCGGTAAGAGATTATCCGCTGTTTGACTATGCTCCTTACGAATCGGCGCTTGCCAGTAAACTGGTAGATGTAGTACGTTTCGAAAAGCTGGATATTCTGCATGTTCACTACGCCATTCCACATGCTTCTGCGGCATTCATGGCCAAGCAGATTCTGGAAACCTATGGCATTTATATTCCTTTTGTAACTACTTTGCATGGTACCGACATTACACTGGTAGGAAAGGATCCAACCTACAAACCGGTAGTCACTTTTTCTATCAATAAGTCAGACGGTGTAACTACCGTATCCGAAAGCTTAAAGAAGGATACGGAAGATCATTTTGAAATTACCAACGAGATAAAGGTGATCCCCAACTTTATCGACTTCTCGCGTTTTAGTCTGAAACCTAAAGATCACTTCAAAAAGGCAATTGCACCAAATAATGAAAGGATATTGATCCATACGTCTAATTTCAGGAAAGTAAAACGTACTGCAGATGTGATCAGGATTTTTCAGAAAATTCAGGAAAAGATTCCATCTAAATTACTTATGGTAGGAGACGGGCCAGAGCGTGCATACGACGAGCAGTTGTGCAGATCACTTGGCATCTGCGAGCATGTACGCTTTTTGGGCAAGCAGGATGCAGTTGAAGAGATCCTGTCGGTTTCCGATCTGTTTCTGATGCCTTCAGATTCTGAAAGCTTTGGTCTGGCTGCGTTAGAGGCTATGGCTTGTAAAGTCCCTGCTATTACCTCAAATTCGGGCGGTTTACCGGAGTTAAACGTGGATGGCTTTTCGGGCTTTATGAGTAATGTTGGAGATGTGGAAGATATGGCTAATAAAGCCATACATATTTTGCAGAGCGACGAGGTGTTGCAACAATTTAAAGAAAATGCATTTGCCAGGGCAAAAGATTTTGATTTAAAGAAAATTCTGCCCGATTATGTCAATTATTATAATAAGGTTATTGCTGAAGCACATAAATTATACGGAACCTAG
- a CDS encoding MoxR family ATPase, with amino-acid sequence MQFDNDIKAVDALHQSYESIKAEIGKVVIGQDEIIKSVLIAIFSNGHCLLVGVPGLAKTLLVQTVANVLDLNFNRIQFTPDLMPSDIIGAEILGEDRNFKFIHGPIFSNIILADEINRTPPKTQAALLEAMQEKAVTAAGLRHVLPNPFFVLATQNPIEQEGTYPLPEAQLDRFMFNVQLGYPSFEDELTIVKNTTSNQEVQLNKIITASQIQYFQKLVRNIPVTDNVVEYAVKLVSKTRPHTALATEEVNKYINWGAGPRASQFLIIGAKCHAAITGKYAPDIEDVQAVAEAILRHRIVRNYRAEAEGLSIENIIKNLY; translated from the coding sequence ATGCAGTTTGACAATGACATTAAGGCTGTTGATGCCCTGCATCAATCCTATGAGAGCATTAAGGCTGAGATAGGAAAAGTAGTAATTGGACAGGACGAAATTATTAAATCCGTACTGATTGCTATTTTTAGTAATGGACATTGTTTATTGGTTGGTGTACCGGGACTGGCTAAAACGCTGCTGGTGCAAACTGTTGCCAATGTACTGGATCTTAACTTTAACCGGATCCAGTTTACCCCCGACCTAATGCCCAGCGACATCATTGGTGCCGAGATATTGGGAGAAGACAGGAATTTTAAATTTATTCACGGCCCGATATTCTCCAATATCATTCTGGCAGATGAGATCAACAGGACTCCTCCAAAAACACAGGCGGCCCTGTTGGAAGCTATGCAGGAAAAAGCGGTTACTGCTGCTGGATTAAGACATGTACTTCCCAATCCATTCTTTGTATTGGCTACACAGAATCCGATTGAACAGGAAGGTACCTATCCCCTACCTGAAGCACAGCTAGACCGGTTTATGTTCAATGTTCAGCTCGGCTATCCTTCATTTGAAGATGAACTGACCATTGTTAAAAATACAACCAGCAATCAGGAAGTTCAGTTAAACAAAATCATTACTGCCAGCCAGATTCAATATTTTCAGAAATTGGTAAGGAATATCCCCGTAACGGACAACGTAGTGGAATATGCAGTAAAGCTGGTGAGCAAAACACGTCCTCATACGGCTTTGGCTACAGAAGAAGTAAACAAATATATCAACTGGGGAGCTGGTCCAAGGGCATCACAATTTCTAATTATAGGTGCCAAATGTCATGCAGCCATTACCGGAAAATATGCTCCTGATATTGAAGATGTGCAAGCCGTTGCCGAAGCCATTCTTCGTCACCGCATTGTTCGTAATTATCGTGCCGAAGCTGAAGGGTTATCGATAGAAAATATTATCAAAAACCTCTACTAA
- a CDS encoding peptidylprolyl isomerase, translating into MKKFLVIASGLICLFLNTQAQKKNIDKVVAVLGSNIILLSDLNQQYAQFLNSGNTDDPKVKCYILQQMLAQKLLKQQAEIDSVVVEESQIDEEVEKRMRYQIQRAGGQERLEQFLNRSVLQYKDEIRPDIKEQLISNKMQQKITQDVSITPLEVKKYFDGYKKDSLPDIPTEFEIGEIVMYPKLTKAEKQKYHDKIDALRLRIKSGEDFAFLAKSYSEDPGSAPDGGDLGFFDRTRMVKEFTAQAFKLKAGEISPVFETEHGFHILQVIERRGEQVQARHILIRPQNTPASLDRVKLKADTIYQNLVSKKIPFSFAASQYSDNKESQYNGGMMLYADNVTARTTFIPADKLDPKVFLIVDTMKVGEISTPTLFTDQSGKDGYKILYLKSKIPPHKGNLEQDYAKFKEKAQQEKTDKILSEWFQKRRENTYIRIDEDYDDCDELKIWSAKSAKK; encoded by the coding sequence ATGAAGAAATTTTTAGTGATTGCAAGCGGATTAATCTGTTTGTTTTTAAATACTCAGGCACAAAAAAAGAATATAGATAAAGTAGTTGCTGTGTTGGGAAGCAACATTATTCTGCTTTCTGATTTAAACCAGCAATATGCTCAGTTCCTAAATTCCGGAAATACGGATGACCCTAAAGTAAAATGTTATATTTTACAACAGATGTTGGCCCAGAAACTACTGAAGCAACAGGCCGAGATTGACTCGGTGGTGGTAGAGGAATCGCAGATAGATGAAGAAGTAGAAAAACGTATGCGTTACCAGATTCAAAGAGCTGGCGGACAAGAGCGTTTGGAGCAGTTCCTAAACCGCTCGGTGCTACAATACAAAGACGAGATCAGACCAGACATCAAAGAGCAGCTGATTTCAAATAAAATGCAACAAAAGATTACCCAGGATGTAAGCATTACGCCGTTAGAGGTTAAAAAATATTTTGATGGCTATAAAAAAGACAGTTTACCTGATATCCCTACAGAATTTGAAATTGGTGAAATTGTGATGTATCCTAAATTAACCAAGGCTGAGAAACAAAAATACCATGATAAGATTGATGCTTTACGCCTACGGATAAAAAGCGGTGAAGATTTTGCCTTTCTTGCAAAATCATATTCAGAAGATCCGGGATCAGCTCCTGATGGTGGAGATCTGGGCTTTTTTGACCGTACCAGAATGGTAAAAGAATTTACAGCGCAAGCATTTAAACTAAAAGCCGGAGAGATTTCTCCTGTTTTTGAAACAGAACATGGTTTTCATATTTTACAGGTAATTGAGCGTCGTGGTGAGCAGGTACAGGCACGCCATATCCTTATTCGCCCACAAAATACCCCGGCCAGTCTGGATCGCGTGAAACTCAAAGCCGACACCATTTATCAGAACCTGGTGAGTAAAAAAATCCCTTTTTCGTTTGCGGCTTCGCAGTACTCAGATAACAAAGAATCTCAATACAATGGGGGTATGATGCTGTATGCAGATAATGTTACCGCCAGAACAACTTTTATCCCTGCCGATAAACTTGACCCTAAAGTATTTCTTATTGTAGATACAATGAAAGTTGGCGAGATCTCTACCCCTACTTTGTTTACAGATCAAAGTGGTAAGGATGGCTATAAAATTCTTTACCTGAAATCTAAAATTCCGCCTCATAAAGGAAACCTGGAGCAGGATTATGCTAAATTCAAAGAAAAGGCCCAGCAGGAAAAAACGGATAAGATTTTGAGTGAATGGTTTCAAAAAAGAAGAGAGAATACTTATATCCGTATCGACGAAGATTATGATGACTGTGATGAGTTAAAAATCTGGTCGGCGAAATCCGCAAAAAAATAA